The region AGCCAGATGCATGAGAGCTCTTTAACATACGAACATCGGCGAAATCGGGCCCGTCCCACGTTCTTATCACCGCACAATTGGCTGGTAACCACGATTTTTCCCGAATTTTGCATCGCTGACGAACTCCCCGGCGGTGCTGTGAGCTACCTCATCCGGTGATTTTTTCCCCCGGATCCGATTGCCTCCCCCGCCCCGCCGGGTGCAGTGTGTTCCGAACGGCAACGTGTACCGAGCGGCAACATGCATTGCACCCCGCCACGTCCCTTACCGCGCACGCGCGGCACAACCAGCGAGGAGACGAGGCAGCCATGAGCACTGCAGGCCAGTCCGAATTCCGCCCCGGCTTGGAGGGCGTGGTCGCGTTCCAGACCGAGATCGCCGAGCCCGACCGCGACGGCGGTGCGCTGCGCTACCGCGGCGTGGACATCGAGGATCTGGTGGGCACGGTGTCCTTCGGCGATGTGTGGGCGCTGCTGGTCGACGGCCGGTTCGGGGACGGCCTGCCACCCGCGGACGACACCGCGCTCCCGGTTCGCACCGGTGATGTGCGGGCCGACGTCCAGGCCGCGCTGGCGATGGCGGCGCCGGCCGGTGGCTTTGAACCGCTGCTGGACATCGACGAGGCGCGGGCCCGAGCCCAGCTCGCCCGGTCCAGCGCGCTCGGACTGTCCTACGTCGCCCAGTCCGCCCGCGGCGACCAGCCAGCGGTGCCGCACGCCAGGATCGCGGAAGCCACCACCGCAACCGAGCAGTTCCTGACGCGCTGGCGCGGCGAACCGGACCCGACGCACGTGCAGGCGCTCGACGCTTACTGGGTATCGGCGGCCGAGCACGGCCTGAACGCCTCCACCTTCACCGCCCGGGTGATCGCCTCCACCGGCGCCGATGTCGCCGCCTGCCTGTCCGGGGCGGTCGGCGCGATGTCCGGGCCGCTGCACGGCGGCGCCCCGGCCCGGGTGCTGCCGATGATCGAGGAGGCTGAGCGCACCGGCGACGCCCGCCGGGTGGTGACCTCGATCCTCGATCGCGGTGCTCGACTGATGGGATTCGGCCACCGCGTCTACCGCGCCGAGGACCCGCGGGCCCGGGTGCTGCGCAGCACCTGCGACCGGCTGCGCGCGCCGCGCTTCGAGGTGGCCCGCGAACTGGAGCAGGCCGCGCTGGCGGTCCTGCGGGAGCGCCGCCCGGACCGGCAGATCGAGACCAACGTGGAGTTCTGGGCCGCTGTGGTGCTCGACTTCGCGCAGGTTCCGACGGCGATGATGCCCGCGATGTTCACCTGCGCCCGGCTGGCGGGCTGGTCGGCGCACATCCTGGAGCAGCAGCGCACCGGGCGCCTGGTGCGCCCGTCGGCGCAGTACACCGGCCCGGCCCCGCGTTCCCCGCACGATGTCGCAGGCTGGGACTCGGTCAACCAGATGACCGCTGCGTGATCGGCGCTGAGGCGGGTGCCCGGCAAGTGGTGGAGCGGCCAACCTGCTGCTTTCGGGATGCGTAGGCCGCCCCCGCCGGGGGCGGTAGCGTGGTGTCGTGGCGGTCACATTCACAGAGACACAGCGGCGACTACACATCGAATACGCAGAAGCGCTTGAGGCCGATGCGGCGACCAGCGACGAGCGGTCCACCGACCTCGTCGAGGCATCGGACTACTGGCATTTCGCGGGTGAGCACGAGCGTGAGGAGCGCGTCCTGCTCGCCGCGATCGAGGTCGACGACGGCAACAGCGTGCTCAGCGCGCCGGCCGCATACGCCAAGTTCCTGCTGACGCACGGGCGGCGTGAGGAGGCCGAGCAGCGCTTCGCGACGCTGCTGCGCGAGGGCTCGGACTGCGAGTGGGCCTATGTGACGGCCGCGATCGCCTACCAGGAGATCAACGAACCGAGGGAGGCTCTGCGCTGGCTCAACGTCGGCGCAAACCGGTTCGTCCCGGACCTCGACATCGACCTGCGGTTGGGTGACTCCGGTTACGAACTGCTGCGGGAACGTAGCATCCTGCGCCGCGAGCTGGACTTGCCGAAGGACAGGCTCGACGACCGCTTCGACCGGCTCGCCGAGCACGGCCGCCAGATCAGCGCGCGGATCAGCGAAATCCGGCGCCCCGACTTGATCGGCCAGGTCGCGGTCCTCTACTGGCCTGAGGAGGAATTCACCAGGCTCCAGCGAGAGCGACCGAGCTGGTACCCGGACACGACACACCTGGAACATCGCCGGGACGTCGAGCGCGACCTGCGGGAGCAGCCCAGGCCCGTGTTGGCCACCGGCTCGATCGAGGCGCTGGTGGACTTCGCGGCGTCCCGGGGTAAACCCTTGGACGAGCCGTCCACCCGCGCGGAGTTCGCTGCGTACACCGCCAGCCGTGGCGAGGCCGCCGACTGGCCGCCAGGCCGCAACAACCCGTGTTGGTGCGGTTCCACCCGCAAGTACAAGAAGTGCTGCGGCGCACCCGGCTTCGCCTGACCGGTCATGTTGGCCAAAGGCCGACGGGCGCAGTAAGTTGCGGTGCGGCGGTTCGCAGCACCGGGGTCACGGCCCGGAAACGCTGCTGCAACACTTGGCCGAGCCGGCAACGACGCCGGTCATCAGGCCACTGGCGCGCGGGAGGCATTGCCCCGCCACCTGCATAGTCACCACAACAGCCCGGAGGCGCCGGCATGACGCAGGCCGAGACCATCGATCCGACGACCCTGAAGCTGCCCGACGAACTCAAGCCCGCCGACGGCCGGTTCGGCTGCGGTCCGTCCAAGGTGCGCGGCGAGCAACTCGCACGCCTAGCCGACGAGGGCGCCGCGCTGATGGGCACGTCACACCGGCAGAAGCCGGTGAAGTCCCTGGTCGGACGGGTCCGGGAAGGCTTGCGGGAGCTGTTCTCGCTGCCCGACGGCTACGAGATCGTGCTCGGGGTCGGCGGCACCACCGCATTCTGGGACGCCGCGACGTTCGGCCTGGTGCGGGAGCGGTCGCTGCACCTCACCTACGGCGAGTTCTCGTCGAAGTTCGCCAAGGCCGCCAGGACCGCGCCGTTCCTGGCCGACCCGGTGGTGGTCGCCGCCGAGCCGGGCGACGCGCCGGAGCCGGTGTCGGACCCGAGCGTCGACCTGATCGGCTGGGCGCACAACGAAACCTCCACCGGCGTGATGCTGGCGCCAACCCGCCCGGAGGGCTCGGAGAACGCGCTGATCGCGGTCGACGCCACCTCGGGCGCGGGCGGGCTGGCGTTCGACGCCGCCGACGTCGATGTCTACTACTTCGCCCCGCAGAAGTGCTTCGCCTCCGACGGCGGGCTGTGGCTGGCCGCGATGAGCCCGGCCGCGATCGAGCGGATCAGGGAGATCGGCGCGTCCGACCGCTGGGTTCCGGAGTTCCTGTCGCTGCCCACCGCGCTGGACAACTCCCGCAAGGACCAGACCTACAACACCCCGGCGGTGGCCACCCTGTTCCTGCTCGCCGACCAGATCGACTGGATGAACGGCCAGGGTGGACTGGACTGGTGCGTGCAACGCACTCGCGAGTCCTCGCAGCGGCTGTACTCCTGGGCCGAAGCGGCGGAGTTCGCCACCCCCTTCGTGACCAACCCGGCCAAGCGCTCCCAGGTGGTCGGCACCATCGACTTCGACGATTCCGTCGACGCCGCGGCGGTGGCCAAGGCGTTGCGCGCCAACGGGATCGTGGACACCGAGCCGTACCGGAAGCTGGGCCGCAATCAGCTGCGGATCGGCATGTTCCCGGCGATCGAGCCGGACGATGTCACGGCACTGACGAAGTCCGTCGATTGGGTGGTCTCGCAGCTGTCCTGACACTCCTGGCACGCCTGAGCCGCGGGACCCGCGCCGGGTCCCGCGGCTTTTCGTCTAATGCCACACCATCAAGTGAACAATCGGCCACAATCGGTGATCGTCATCGAAAATGAGTGGTTTTACTCGTTCGCCCACTTGTCGTCTTTCGGGCAAGATCGAAGCCGGGAGAGCGACCAACAACGACACGACGTGCCCGGCGTGCCTCCCGCGTCAAGGCGGCG is a window of Saccharopolyspora phatthalungensis DNA encoding:
- a CDS encoding citrate synthase 2, with product MSTAGQSEFRPGLEGVVAFQTEIAEPDRDGGALRYRGVDIEDLVGTVSFGDVWALLVDGRFGDGLPPADDTALPVRTGDVRADVQAALAMAAPAGGFEPLLDIDEARARAQLARSSALGLSYVAQSARGDQPAVPHARIAEATTATEQFLTRWRGEPDPTHVQALDAYWVSAAEHGLNASTFTARVIASTGADVAACLSGAVGAMSGPLHGGAPARVLPMIEEAERTGDARRVVTSILDRGARLMGFGHRVYRAEDPRARVLRSTCDRLRAPRFEVARELEQAALAVLRERRPDRQIETNVEFWAAVVLDFAQVPTAMMPAMFTCARLAGWSAHILEQQRTGRLVRPSAQYTGPAPRSPHDVAGWDSVNQMTAA
- a CDS encoding SEC-C domain-containing protein produces the protein MAVTFTETQRRLHIEYAEALEADAATSDERSTDLVEASDYWHFAGEHEREERVLLAAIEVDDGNSVLSAPAAYAKFLLTHGRREEAEQRFATLLREGSDCEWAYVTAAIAYQEINEPREALRWLNVGANRFVPDLDIDLRLGDSGYELLRERSILRRELDLPKDRLDDRFDRLAEHGRQISARISEIRRPDLIGQVAVLYWPEEEFTRLQRERPSWYPDTTHLEHRRDVERDLREQPRPVLATGSIEALVDFAASRGKPLDEPSTRAEFAAYTASRGEAADWPPGRNNPCWCGSTRKYKKCCGAPGFA
- the serC gene encoding phosphoserine transaminase is translated as MTQAETIDPTTLKLPDELKPADGRFGCGPSKVRGEQLARLADEGAALMGTSHRQKPVKSLVGRVREGLRELFSLPDGYEIVLGVGGTTAFWDAATFGLVRERSLHLTYGEFSSKFAKAARTAPFLADPVVVAAEPGDAPEPVSDPSVDLIGWAHNETSTGVMLAPTRPEGSENALIAVDATSGAGGLAFDAADVDVYYFAPQKCFASDGGLWLAAMSPAAIERIREIGASDRWVPEFLSLPTALDNSRKDQTYNTPAVATLFLLADQIDWMNGQGGLDWCVQRTRESSQRLYSWAEAAEFATPFVTNPAKRSQVVGTIDFDDSVDAAAVAKALRANGIVDTEPYRKLGRNQLRIGMFPAIEPDDVTALTKSVDWVVSQLS